In Pseudomonadota bacterium, the genomic stretch GGGGTAACCCTGATTGCGCCACATAAATCCAACCGTAAGAAACCAAAGAGCCAAGACGGTCGAGCGTTGCGAGGTTACAAACGGCGTTGGAAAGTTGAACGCCTATTTGCATGGTTACAAAACTATCGCAGGCTTGTCACTCGATTCGAATATTATGCTGAAAACTTCCTTGCCTTTCTCAAACTCGCCGCTTTCATGATCTTGGCTAAAAAGTATTTATGAGATGGCTTCTAGTAATTAAATCGGGAAACTAAGTCTCCGATGGGAATCTAGGCGCCTATTCCAG encodes the following:
- a CDS encoding transposase, whose protein sequence is MGDKAYDSDPLDDLCQCLGVTLIAPHKSNRKKPKSQDGRALRGYKRRWKVERLFAWLQNYRRLVTRFEYYAENFLAFLKLAAFMILAKKYL